One window from the genome of Balaenoptera musculus isolate JJ_BM4_2016_0621 chromosome 3, mBalMus1.pri.v3, whole genome shotgun sequence encodes:
- the CDHR2 gene encoding cadherin-related family member 2, with protein sequence MVWPWLSCLLLPALMVSVAANMAPTFLSNMSAVNLPEDLPVGAEVFWLIAQDQDNDPLTYGISGANAYFFNVTPNTGEVKLANLLDYETLYWFAINIFVNDGHNNPVQNEMLVIVEDRNDNAPIFQKTDFSTSISETLPVGSLLLSVLAKDKDTGSGGAVVYSIEKVIPSTDSSEYLFRILPNGSIILNGSLSYNNKSAFYQLELKACDSGGRYNNSFVVQCSSPVFVSISVIDKPDLDPQFVREFYSASVAEDAPQGTSVLKVEAMDGDRGINDPVIYSISNSTRPGWFDIGPDGVIRVSGSLDREQLLEEDEEVQVQVTATEMHPNVYGQEAKVSMWVTLRVTDVNDHKPEFYNCSLPTCTFTPQEAQVNFTGYVDEHASTRIPIDDLTMVVYDPDKGSNGTFLLSLGGPDVEAFSVSPERAVGSVDVQVLVRAPSLVDYETQTVMLVQVVATDSVSRSSSVALVTIHLRDINDHRPTFPHNLYNLSVFEHSAVGYVVTNGIRASDPDTGEGGRITYSLLPGNGADIFAVDPDSGTVTVRNSELLDREKQAMYYLTLLATDGGNLSSSTMLQIVLLDINDNKPVVSGSYNIFVQEEEGNVSVTIQAHDDDQPGTNHSLLHFSLLSSPDSHNFSVDPDKGILRNLGPLDREAINPTLGGRIVLTVRVSDCGEPALWTDVNVTITVEDINDNLPIFNQSSYSFSVRERDPGVLVGVVEAWDADQTEANNRISFSLSGGGANNFLLRGLVLGSGRAKGHLWLPSGVSLDYETQDSFSLTVSAENPDPQGRDATAKVLVNVEDVNDVPPTLDSASLRGIRVAENGSQHGMVAEVVAQDRDTMAQVEVQLVNVICTKAGVNVGSLCHGWFSVLANGSVFISQSEVIDYETCDLVTLVVRAYDLTTDPRFQAYSDNGSLPITIEDVNDNAPYFLPENKTFVIIPELVIPNQQVASVQARDDDSGNNGAILFSILQVDFIAKDGAVIPFRGFFRVSTSLEASVFIGNIELVTNLDSTLQGTYQVMVKAQDRSSEGPAQEAKITLNLFTVDQSYRVRLQFSMSKEEVGANTEEIKAALVQATRTTVYIVNIQDIESTARARGRSYLDAYFVFSNGSALTVDQLSVTIRNDEDSLTKLLQLGLVVLGSQEGQESELPDTLRNTIIGLGVALLLVIVIMTTVLVCTQKSYHRKLRAMKASKEARKTAAGVMPPVSAIPGTNVYNTERANPVLNLPTKDLGFESQSSSSDLDHISLNSLDDNSVDLENSRQEIKKEPLHSLMGPDPEPLNRVLSEMKAGTHGQQKEELAFTNPGLNTTDL encoded by the exons GTGCTGAGGTCTTCTGGCTGATAGCTCAGGACCAGGACAATGACCCTCTGACCTATGGGATTAGTGGCGCCAATGCCTACTTCTTTAATGTCACCCCGAATACTGGGGAAGTGAAGCTGGCCAACCTTCTGGACTATGAG ACGCTCTACTGGTTTGCCATCAACATCTTTGTGAACGACGGTCACAACAACCCA GTGCAGAATGAAATGCTGGTGATCGTGGAGGACAGAAATGACAATGCACCCATTTTCCAGAAAACAGACTTCTCCACCAGCATCAGTGAG ACCCTGCCGGTTGGCTCCCTGTTGCTCTCTGTGCTGGCCAAGGACAAAGACACTGGGTCCGGAGGCGCAGTGGTGTACTCCATAGAGAAG GTCATCCCTAGCACGGACAGCAGCGAGTACCTCTTCAGGATCCTGCCCAACGGCTCCATCATCCTCAACGGCAGCCTCAGCTACAACAACAAGAGTGCCTTCTATCAGCTGGAGCTGAAGGCCTGT GACTCGGGCGGCAGGTACAACAACAGCTTCGTCGTCCAGTGCTCCTCGCCTGTCTTCGTGTCCATCTCTGTAATCGACAAGCCGGACCTGGACCCCCAGTTTGTCAGGGAGTTTTACTCGGCCTCTGTGGCTGAGGATGCACCGCAG GGAACCTCGGTGCTGAAGGTGGAGGCCATGGATGGCGACAGAGGCATCAATGACCCTGTGATCTACAGCATCTCCA ACTCCACAAGGCCTGGCTGGTTCGACATTGGACCAGATGGGGTGATCAGGGTCAGCGGTTCCCTGGACAGAGAGCAGCTGctggaggaggacgaggaggtgCAGGTGCAGGTCACG gCCACCGAGATGCACCCCAACGTCTATGGGCAGGAGGCCAAGGTGAGCATGTGGGTCACGCTGAGAGTGACAGACGTCAATGACCACAAACCTGAGTTTTACAACTGCAGCCTCCCAACCTGCACCTTCACCCCCCAAGAGGCTCAAGTCAACTTCACTGGCTACGTGGACGAGCACGCCTCCACCCGCATCCCCATCGATGACCTAACCATGGTGGTCTACGACCCAGACAAG GGCAGCAACGGCACCTTCCTGCTATCCCTGGGGGGCCCTGATGTTGAAGCCTTCAGCGTCTCCCCGGAGCGGGCGGTGGGCTCAGTGGATGTGCAGGTGCTGGTGAGAGCACCGTCGCTGGTGGACTACGAGACACAAACGGTGATGCTGGTGCAG GTCGTGGCCACTGACTCGGTCAGCAGAAGCTCCTCGGTAGCCTTGGTGACCATCCACCTTAGAGACATTAATGATCACAGGCCCACATTCCCCCACAACCTGTACAACCTCAGTGTCTTCGAGCACAGTGCGGTCGGCTATGTGGTCACCAACGGCATCCGA GCCTCCGACCCAGACACGGGCGAGGGGGGCCGCATCACCTACAGCCTGCTTCCGGGGAATGG GGCGGACATCTTTGCGGTGGATCCAGACTCAGGGACAGTGACGGTGAGAAACAGTGAGCTGCTGGATCGGGAGAAGCAGGCCATGTACTACCTCACGCTGCTGGCCACGGACGGCGGGAACCTGTCGTCCTCCACCATGCTGCAGATCGTCCTGCTGGACATCAATGACAACAAGCCCGTGGTCAGCGGCTCCTACAACATCTTTGTCCAGGAAGAGGAGGGCAATGTCTCCGTGACCATCCAG GCTCACGACGATGACCAGCCAGGCACCAACCACAGCCTTCTGCACTTCAGCCTGCTGAGCAGCCCCGACAGCCACAACTTCTCAGTGGACCCCGACAAAGGGATCCTCAGAAACCTGGGGCCCTTGGACCGAGAGGCCATCAACCCCACCCTGGGGGGCCGCATCGTGCTGACCGTGCGCGTGTCTGATTGTGGCGAGCCTGCCCTCTGGACTGACGTCAATGTCACCATCACTGTGGAG GACATCAATGATAATCTGCCCATCTTCAACCAGTCCAGCTATTCCTTCTCAGTGAGGGAGAGGGACCCAG GAGTGCTGGTGGGCGTGGTGGAGGCCTGGGACGCAGACCAGACGGAAGCCAACAACCGCATCAGCTTCAGCCTATCAGGGGGCGGTGCCAACAACTTCTTGCTCCGAGGCTTGGTGCTGGGGTCTGGGCGGGCAAAGGGCCACCTCTGGCTGCCCTCGGGCGTGAGCCTGGACTATGAGACACAGGACTCCTTCAGTCTGACAGTGAGTGCTGAGAACCCAGACCCCCAGGGGCGTGACGCCACAGCAAAAGTCCTCGTGAATGTGGAGGACGTGAATGACGTGCCACCCACCCTGGACTCAGCCTCGCTCCGGGGCATCCGTGTGGCTGAGAATGGCTCGCAGCACGGTATGGTGGCTGAGGTGGTGGCCCAGGACAGGGACACCATGGCCCAGGTGGAGGTACAGCTTGTGAACGTCATCTGTACCAAGGCCGGGGTCAACGTGGGCAGTCTGTGCCACGGCTGGTTCTCTGTGCTGGCCAACGGCTCTGTGTTCATCAGTCAGAGTGAGGTCATCGACTATGAGACCTGTGACCTGGTCACGCTGGTTGTGCGGGCCTATGACCTCACAACGGACCCCCGCTTCCAGGCCTACAGTGACAATG GAAGCCTCCCCATCACCATTGAGGATGTGAATGACAATGCACCCTACTTTCTGCCTGAGAATAAGACTTTTG TGATCATCCCAGAACTTGTGATACCCAACCAGCAGGTGGCTTCTGTCCAG GCCAGAGACGATGACTCAGGGAACAATGGGGCCATCCTGTTCTCCATCCTCCAAGTGGATTTCATCGCTAAGGATGGGGCCGTGATCCCTTTCCGGGGCTTCTTCCGTGTCTCCACTTCCTTGGAGGCCAGCGTGTTCATTGGCAACATTGA GCTGGTGACCAACCTTGATTCCACTCTCCAAGGCACTTACCAAGTGATGGTCAAGGCCCAGGACAGGTCTTCTGAGGGTCCTGCCCAGGAAGCCAAAATCACCCTAAAT CTCTTCACTGTGGACCAGAGCTACCGTGTGAGGCTGCAGTTCTCCATGAGCAAGGAGGAGGTTGGCGCCAACACGGAAGAGATTAAGGC GGCTCTTGTCCAGGCGACCAGGACTACTGTCTACATTGTGAACATTCAGGACATAGAATCCACGGCTCG GGCCCGAGGCCGTTCCTACCTCGATGCCTACTTTGTCTTCTCAAATGGGTCGGCCTTGACCGTTGACCAGCTGAGTGT GACGATCCGGAATGACGAGGACTCCCTGACCAAGCTGCTGCAGCTGgggctggtggtgctg GGCTCCCAGGAGGGCCAGGAGTCAGAGTTGCCGGACACGCTCCGTAACACCATCATAGGATTGGGAGTGGCTTTGCTGCTGGTCATCGTGATCATGACCACGGTCCTCGTGTGTACCCAGAAGAG CTACCACCGGAAACTTCGGGCTATGAAGGCTTCCAAGGAGGCCCGGAAGACAGCAGCGGGGGTGATGCCCCCAGTCTCTGCCATCCCCGGGACTAACGTGTACAACACTGAGCG TGCCAATCCCGTGCTGAACCTCCCCACCAAGGACCTGGGCTTCGAGTCCCAATCTTCCTCCAGTGACTTGGACCACATCAG CCTCAACTCCCTGGATGACAACTCTGTGGATCTGGAAAATAGCAGGCAGGAAATCAAG aAGGAGCCCCTGCACAGTCTGATGGGGCCGGATCCAGAGCCCCTGAACAGAGTGCTGTCAGAAATGAAGGCGGGCACACATGGACAGCAGAAGGAGGAGCTGGCCTTCACCAACCCTGGCCTGAATACCACAGACCTGTGA